Proteins from a single region of Paenibacillus sp. BIHB 4019:
- a CDS encoding M20/M25/M40 family metallo-hydrolase translates to MSSQSLYVIKLGSSTIMHHPEVFAELNDLVQKGKKVLLVAGGAEGIRQKYEQLNRSIPVLALANGDEARYCSPSEMPLIRAAYQEFILAKVHEQLKNYQLKAFAQIGGDNEVVFGQKSKPVKAVKDGKTVIVRDSLFGSFTGCNVEFLQGALQVFDVVCLTPPIYDRELSEYINIDADMLAAHLATELAAEHLRFVTSTAGLLENVDEPASTISDVYLGDEIHSIKGRMKQKVRAANHAISKGICDVSITGPHSLNRPDTGKTWFWNMQRDASGTDLLRKAIRIPSESGDESELAGYLLNAVQLPGVAGFVDEAGNVVFRKGNGPNQLLLLGHLDTVPYNWPVACDEERIAGRGTVDAKGSLLSFIQMLYDAKVPEDGSLLVIGAVEEEVSSSKGAFYVRDHYRADAVIIGEPSGEDSLTLGYYGLYKLSIAISKPQEHSAGKDSISVLDQLYTIVADIRQQVGGVDPNHLSSLIDIKHSNHNGILSSVGILNFRISPDAGKEYAKQIQLEYGDGVSVTVLRATPGFANPRNSPLVKAFVRSFASKGKAIHYIKKRGTSDMNTLATTWEGVPMVAYGPGDASLDHTNEEYLQLSEVHGARAILQGAIEEWYRLRSEEGSYGYAGTVGKSFS, encoded by the coding sequence ATGTCAAGCCAGAGCTTGTACGTCATTAAGCTCGGGAGCAGCACCATTATGCACCATCCCGAAGTGTTTGCCGAGCTCAATGATCTGGTGCAAAAAGGGAAAAAGGTGCTGCTCGTAGCGGGTGGAGCTGAGGGCATCCGGCAAAAATACGAGCAGCTGAACCGGAGCATTCCGGTTCTCGCTTTAGCGAATGGAGACGAGGCGCGGTACTGCTCTCCATCGGAGATGCCGCTCATTCGGGCGGCGTATCAGGAGTTTATTTTAGCGAAGGTCCATGAGCAATTAAAAAACTACCAGCTCAAAGCATTCGCCCAAATTGGCGGCGACAACGAGGTTGTATTTGGACAAAAATCGAAGCCGGTTAAAGCGGTCAAGGATGGCAAAACCGTTATCGTTCGCGATTCCCTGTTCGGCTCTTTTACAGGCTGCAACGTCGAATTTCTACAGGGCGCCCTGCAGGTATTTGACGTCGTATGCTTGACACCGCCTATATATGACCGTGAGCTAAGCGAATATATTAATATCGATGCGGACATGCTGGCCGCTCATCTTGCAACCGAGCTCGCAGCCGAGCATTTGCGCTTTGTGACAAGCACGGCGGGGCTTTTGGAAAATGTGGATGAACCAGCTTCTACGATATCCGACGTTTACTTGGGTGATGAAATTCATTCCATCAAAGGACGGATGAAGCAAAAGGTACGGGCGGCGAATCATGCCATCAGCAAAGGCATTTGCGACGTAAGCATAACGGGGCCTCATTCGCTGAATCGGCCGGACACAGGCAAAACATGGTTTTGGAATATGCAGCGGGATGCCAGCGGAACGGATTTGCTTAGAAAAGCAATTCGAATTCCGTCGGAGTCCGGCGACGAGTCCGAGCTTGCGGGCTATTTGCTGAATGCGGTTCAACTGCCAGGTGTAGCCGGCTTTGTCGATGAGGCGGGCAATGTGGTGTTCCGCAAAGGCAACGGGCCTAATCAACTGCTGCTGCTCGGCCATCTGGATACTGTGCCCTATAATTGGCCTGTTGCATGCGATGAGGAGCGAATTGCTGGCCGGGGAACGGTGGATGCCAAGGGCAGCCTGCTCAGCTTCATTCAAATGCTGTATGACGCCAAGGTGCCTGAGGATGGCTCGCTGCTCGTCATAGGAGCGGTGGAGGAGGAAGTATCCTCGTCCAAAGGGGCCTTCTATGTCAGGGATCATTACCGGGCGGATGCGGTCATTATCGGCGAGCCGAGCGGGGAGGACAGCTTGACCTTAGGCTACTATGGACTATATAAGCTGAGTATCGCCATAAGCAAGCCGCAGGAGCATTCTGCCGGCAAGGACAGCATTAGCGTGCTGGATCAGCTTTATACGATTGTGGCGGATATCCGGCAGCAGGTAGGGGGTGTTGACCCGAACCATCTGTCATCTCTTATTGACATAAAACATAGTAATCATAATGGAATACTTAGTTCTGTAGGCATTTTAAATTTTCGGATTTCCCCGGATGCGGGCAAGGAGTATGCGAAGCAGATCCAGCTTGAATATGGCGATGGGGTTTCTGTAACGGTGCTGCGGGCTACGCCGGGCTTCGCAAATCCGCGAAACAGCCCATTGGTGAAAGCCTTTGTACGCAGCTTTGCGAGCAAGGGGAAAGCGATTCATTATATTAAAAAGCGCGGAACAAGCGATATGAATACGCTGGCTACGACTTGGGAGGGTGTGCCAATGGTCGCTTACGGCCCAGGTGATGCGAGCCTCGATCATACGAATGAGGAGTATTTGCAGCTCAGCGAGGTGCATGGCGCGCGAGCGATTTTGCAGGGAGCCATTGAGGAATGGTATCGCCTGCGATCGGAGGAGGGTTCTTATGGGTACGCTGGTACAGTCGGCAAGTCATTCAGCTGA
- a CDS encoding 1-deoxy-D-xylulose-5-phosphate synthase N-terminal domain-containing protein encodes MGTLVQSASHSAEFEQLLAKAQAARSSIIDMAARETGCHIGGSLSVIDLLIGAYAKYHQDANTSIVLSKGHSAAALYAALYQYGILSDDPAASYGGADSLFTGHPNPKLPGIPFATGSLGHGVAYAAGWALGQKLLRTSGLGIAIGGDGELQEGLCWETAQLVQAKGITNFIYAVDCNGGQNDGLLADISPLPNLRERFEAFGFQVKEIDGHDLGQIIAALEPDGEKPLAILAHTVKGKGVAAIEGNPHAHYAKISEKIALKWKRGLQ; translated from the coding sequence ATGGGTACGCTGGTACAGTCGGCAAGTCATTCAGCTGAGTTTGAACAATTGCTAGCGAAGGCGCAGGCTGCGCGCAGCTCTATTATCGATATGGCGGCTCGCGAGACAGGCTGCCATATCGGCGGCAGCTTGTCGGTCATCGATTTGCTCATTGGCGCCTATGCAAAATATCATCAGGACGCGAATACGTCCATCGTGCTGAGCAAAGGTCATTCCGCAGCGGCGTTATATGCGGCGCTCTACCAGTACGGAATTTTATCGGATGATCCAGCAGCCTCCTACGGCGGGGCAGATTCGCTATTCACTGGGCATCCCAACCCAAAGCTGCCTGGCATCCCATTTGCGACGGGCAGTCTCGGACATGGGGTAGCCTATGCAGCTGGCTGGGCGCTCGGACAAAAGCTGCTGCGTACGAGTGGGCTCGGCATTGCCATTGGCGGCGATGGCGAGCTTCAGGAAGGGCTGTGCTGGGAAACGGCACAGCTCGTACAGGCGAAGGGCATTACGAATTTTATTTATGCCGTCGATTGCAACGGAGGTCAGAACGATGGGCTGCTAGCCGACATATCGCCGCTGCCGAATTTGCGGGAGCGCTTTGAAGCGTTTGGCTTTCAGGTGAAGGAGATCGACGGCCATGATCTCGGGCAAATTATTGCAGCGCTGGAGCCGGACGGGGAGAAGCCGCTGGCGATTTTGGCCCACACGGTGAAGGGCAAGGGCGTAGCTGCCATTGAAGGCAATCCGCATGCCCATTATGCTAAAATTTCCGAGAAAATAGCGCTGAAATGGAAGAGGGGCTTGCAATGA
- a CDS encoding acetoin utilization protein AcuC — protein sequence MPSNAIFVHQPGCSLYKFGEEHPFNPIRLTLTVDLLQALGALPQEHWHETDRQASSQMLALAHRQDYIEAVRQLSTQAPAPEQQDSSGQFGLNTEDTPFFPGMHDAAAAIVAGSVEAAEQVMSGKTLHAYHMAGGLHHAFPERGSGFCVYNDAAVAIKHLRETYNARVLYIDTDVHHGDGVQWIFYNDPDVCTYSIHETGKFLFPGTGYVYEKGTDAGIGTCFNLPMEPYTEDDSWLECFRSSITKVAAAFKPDIIISQHGCDAHAYDPLSHIHCSMRIYSEMPAIIHELTHTFAGGKWVALGGGGYDLWRVVPRAWALVWLTMIDHPIALALAGKTGAGLKEAGFTPESNLRLPQQWLDKWQESSPSGLPEWWLDDLAQIPPIPRRSEIEAKNRAICEIAIQDL from the coding sequence ATGCCGTCAAATGCTATTTTTGTGCATCAGCCAGGCTGCTCGCTTTATAAATTTGGCGAGGAGCATCCTTTTAATCCGATCAGGCTGACGCTTACGGTTGACCTGCTTCAAGCGCTGGGTGCGCTCCCCCAGGAGCATTGGCATGAGACTGACCGCCAAGCAAGCAGCCAAATGCTCGCGCTGGCGCATCGCCAGGACTACATAGAAGCGGTTAGGCAGCTCAGCACGCAGGCCCCTGCACCGGAACAACAAGACAGCTCCGGGCAATTTGGGCTTAATACGGAGGATACGCCTTTTTTCCCGGGCATGCATGACGCAGCAGCGGCTATCGTTGCTGGTTCCGTAGAAGCGGCGGAGCAGGTGATGAGCGGCAAGACGCTGCATGCTTATCATATGGCAGGCGGGCTGCATCACGCTTTTCCAGAGCGCGGTTCCGGCTTCTGCGTCTACAATGACGCGGCCGTAGCGATTAAGCATTTGCGGGAAACGTATAACGCGAGGGTGCTTTATATTGATACCGATGTCCATCATGGCGATGGGGTGCAGTGGATTTTTTACAATGATCCCGATGTGTGCACCTACTCTATCCATGAGACGGGCAAGTTTCTATTTCCCGGCACCGGCTATGTGTATGAAAAAGGAACCGATGCGGGCATTGGCACGTGCTTTAATCTGCCAATGGAGCCTTATACAGAGGACGATTCATGGCTGGAATGCTTCCGCTCCTCTATTACGAAGGTTGCGGCCGCTTTTAAGCCCGACATTATTATTAGCCAGCATGGCTGCGATGCCCACGCCTATGATCCGCTGTCGCATATTCATTGCAGCATGCGCATTTATAGCGAAATGCCTGCCATTATCCATGAGCTGACCCATACGTTTGCGGGAGGCAAGTGGGTCGCGCTCGGCGGCGGCGGCTATGACCTGTGGCGCGTCGTTCCGCGTGCTTGGGCACTCGTATGGCTAACGATGATCGATCACCCAATCGCCTTGGCGCTTGCCGGCAAAACGGGTGCGGGGCTCAAGGAAGCCGGGTTCACCCCTGAGAGCAATCTGCGACTGCCGCAGCAATGGCTCGATAAATGGCAAGAAAGCAGCCCTAGCGGGCTGCCGGAATGGTGGCTGGATGATTTGGCACAAATTCCGCCTATTCCCCGCCGTAGTGAAATTGAAGCCAAAAATCGTGCTATTTGTGAAATCGCAATACAGGATTTATAA
- a CDS encoding ATP-grasp domain-containing protein, whose product MTKPKIVAFVEPSFYGVSFARAAFQQGCTVISIVSSVDNPRTYGYEGIYHDLIVADIRDEESVYEAIRSSAYFGKLDALIPATDYASHLTAKVAERLGLRSVPYEAALKSRNKDLAREAYEAFGVPSAKYRKVRTYEEAEAAAREIGYPIVLKPTNCASSQNVYFISGQDELKDAMAIISDFKVTYMDFKVREEYLVEEYLDGQEFSVEIFLENSEPAFAVVTEKITSPLPYFVEVAHTLPTSVHTDKQAEIIETAVSALRAIGITDGPSHVEVKLSERGPRIIEVNGRPGGDNISSDLLVQALGVDFFEATVHYYLAEPVNVHASRSRAAAIAYLLAEKDGTVASVGGLEHLQTGDAIVRSHISVQQGDQISVAKSSDDRLGYVITVADTPQEAKQAALDLISKVELVYQ is encoded by the coding sequence ATGACCAAACCCAAAATCGTCGCTTTTGTTGAGCCGAGCTTTTATGGGGTGAGCTTTGCAAGAGCGGCCTTTCAGCAGGGCTGCACCGTAATCTCGATAGTATCCTCTGTGGATAACCCGCGCACGTATGGCTATGAGGGCATTTACCATGATTTAATTGTCGCGGATATAAGAGATGAGGAGTCCGTTTACGAGGCGATTCGCAGCTCTGCGTATTTCGGCAAGCTGGATGCTTTAATTCCGGCGACGGACTATGCCTCGCATTTGACGGCAAAGGTGGCAGAGCGGCTAGGGCTTAGAAGCGTGCCGTATGAAGCGGCGTTAAAATCAAGAAATAAAGATTTGGCCCGCGAAGCCTATGAGGCGTTTGGGGTGCCCAGCGCAAAATACAGGAAGGTGAGAACCTATGAGGAAGCGGAGGCTGCGGCTCGTGAAATTGGCTATCCTATTGTACTTAAGCCGACCAATTGTGCAAGCAGCCAAAACGTTTATTTTATTTCCGGGCAGGATGAGCTGAAGGACGCGATGGCGATCATCTCGGATTTTAAAGTAACGTATATGGATTTCAAAGTGAGAGAGGAATATTTGGTTGAGGAATATTTGGATGGCCAGGAGTTCAGCGTGGAAATTTTCCTTGAAAATAGCGAGCCTGCATTCGCGGTCGTTACTGAAAAAATAACGTCGCCACTGCCTTATTTCGTCGAGGTGGCGCATACGCTGCCTACCTCCGTGCATACGGATAAGCAAGCGGAAATTATCGAAACGGCGGTAAGCGCGCTGCGGGCAATAGGCATTACGGATGGCCCTAGCCATGTCGAGGTGAAGCTTTCGGAGCGAGGCCCGCGCATCATTGAGGTGAACGGCCGGCCTGGTGGAGACAATATTTCCTCCGATTTGCTCGTTCAAGCGCTCGGTGTAGATTTTTTTGAAGCGACCGTGCATTATTATTTAGCGGAACCTGTCAATGTTCATGCCAGCCGCAGCCGGGCGGCGGCGATCGCTTATTTGCTGGCCGAGAAGGACGGCACCGTTGCCTCTGTAGGAGGGCTTGAGCATTTGCAGACGGGAGACGCTATCGTTCGTTCGCATATATCGGTGCAGCAAGGGGACCAGATTTCCGTAGCCAAAAGCTCGGATGACAGGCTCGGTTATGTTATTACCGTGGCCGATACGCCGCAGGAGGCGAAGCAGGCCGCCCTTGATTTAATAAGCAAGGTAGAACTGGTCTATCAGTAG
- the argC gene encoding N-acetyl-gamma-glutamyl-phosphate reductase produces MSVTGSSVKRVAILGGNGFTGGELYRLLKRHPYFKVDFVSSESKAGLPLDKFFVSSARQKRADGGKFQKLASLAGHYDFIFSCLPTGVLPRHIDHIAEHADYVINVSGDYRLNDQELLRQHYPESLSHPARGGSHYFIPEFSDINLEAKVINLPGCMAVATIYTLFPLLAANLIEPRVISDAKTGSSGGGKASTEHHAERAHNFRPYKVHGHRHRPEIEFALQEHLERSVELQFSVHSLDLPRGILVTSYSLLKEHASEIDVKKAFYGAYAAKPFVHYFNSKNGSYSYPMIKTTAGTNYAEVGAYVEGRNCVSIASIDNLIKGAAGQAIQAANLYSGIGEEAGLQFELEGAWP; encoded by the coding sequence ATGAGTGTAACTGGGAGCAGCGTGAAGCGCGTCGCCATTTTGGGCGGCAATGGTTTTACAGGCGGGGAGCTTTACCGGCTGCTAAAGCGGCATCCTTATTTCAAAGTTGATTTTGTATCGTCGGAATCGAAGGCGGGGCTGCCGCTGGATAAATTTTTTGTTTCGTCGGCGCGCCAGAAACGGGCGGATGGCGGGAAGTTTCAGAAGCTGGCTTCGCTTGCCGGACATTATGATTTCATATTTTCCTGCCTGCCGACCGGGGTATTGCCCCGTCATATCGACCATATTGCCGAGCATGCCGATTATGTGATTAATGTCAGCGGCGATTATCGCCTAAACGATCAGGAGCTGCTGCGGCAGCACTATCCAGAGAGCCTCAGCCATCCGGCGCGAGGGGGCAGCCATTATTTTATTCCGGAGTTTAGCGATATTAATTTGGAGGCGAAGGTCATAAATTTGCCTGGCTGCATGGCGGTCGCAACGATTTATACGCTGTTTCCGCTGCTGGCAGCTAATCTGATTGAGCCGCGCGTCATCTCGGACGCCAAGACGGGCTCCAGCGGCGGCGGCAAGGCGAGCACGGAGCATCACGCGGAGCGCGCCCATAATTTCCGTCCTTATAAAGTGCATGGGCATCGCCACAGGCCAGAAATTGAATTTGCGCTTCAGGAGCATCTGGAACGTTCCGTGGAGCTGCAATTTTCCGTACACAGCCTGGATTTGCCGCGAGGCATTCTCGTCACCTCCTACTCCTTGCTGAAAGAGCATGCGAGCGAAATCGATGTGAAAAAAGCATTTTATGGCGCCTACGCGGCAAAGCCGTTTGTCCATTATTTCAATTCCAAAAACGGCTCCTATTCGTATCCGATGATCAAGACGACAGCCGGGACGAATTACGCCGAAGTCGGCGCTTATGTAGAAGGTCGCAATTGCGTCTCGATCGCCTCGATCGACAACTTGATTAAAGGAGCGGCAGGACAGGCGATTCAGGCTGCGAACCTGTACAGCGGCATTGGGGAGGAAGCAGGCTTACAATTTGAGCTAGAGGGGGCGTGGCCTTAA
- a CDS encoding transketolase: MSSLAAREAYKDELTKLAADNGNIICLEADLGGKEHPFQQSYPDRFFNLGIAELASVDIAAGLSKAGFVPFFSTFASFAALRAAEGVKLALGYMGENIKIVAAYGGVSGGWFGTTHHCLEDIAVIQTFQNIRIACPHGEAETRRVVQEAAASKEPYYIRLSRNDKFDSLARDESSSCRELLFEGAVRSDAPLCLVSIGEQATEICSRIYQENERVNHAHLCYVDRDSLKGYKAELQAAAGTFLVVEEHRAAGGTASSLALLLPESQVYSHDCGEQWPIYGGSHADVLHYLGFGYEALTRQIAELGGDDNDF; this comes from the coding sequence ATGAGCAGCTTGGCAGCAAGAGAGGCCTACAAAGATGAATTAACGAAGCTGGCAGCGGATAATGGGAACATTATTTGCTTGGAGGCGGACTTGGGAGGGAAGGAGCATCCTTTTCAGCAAAGCTATCCAGATCGTTTCTTCAATTTAGGCATAGCAGAGCTCGCCAGTGTAGATATTGCTGCGGGGCTGTCGAAGGCAGGCTTCGTGCCGTTTTTCTCGACCTTTGCGTCATTTGCTGCTCTGCGGGCAGCAGAGGGCGTGAAGCTGGCGCTAGGGTATATGGGTGAAAATATTAAAATCGTCGCCGCTTACGGCGGTGTATCGGGCGGCTGGTTCGGGACAACGCATCATTGTCTGGAGGACATTGCGGTTATCCAGACGTTCCAGAACATCCGTATCGCCTGTCCTCATGGGGAAGCAGAGACGCGGCGGGTTGTACAGGAGGCCGCAGCATCGAAGGAGCCCTATTACATCCGCCTGTCGCGCAATGACAAGTTCGACAGCCTCGCCCGTGATGAGTCAAGCAGCTGCCGCGAGCTGTTGTTCGAAGGCGCTGTCCGCAGCGATGCCCCGCTGTGCCTGGTGTCGATTGGCGAGCAGGCTACTGAAATATGCAGCCGGATTTACCAGGAAAATGAGCGGGTCAATCATGCGCATCTTTGCTATGTCGACCGGGACAGCTTGAAAGGCTATAAAGCGGAGCTGCAAGCGGCAGCGGGAACCTTCCTCGTCGTAGAGGAGCACCGGGCCGCTGGCGGTACAGCATCAAGTCTCGCCCTGCTGCTGCCGGAGAGCCAGGTCTATTCGCATGATTGCGGCGAGCAATGGCCGATATATGGCGGCAGCCATGCTGATGTGCTGCATTATTTAGGCTTTGGCTATGAAGCGCTGACAAGGCAGATCGCAGAGCTCGGAGGAGATGACAATGATTTTTAG
- a CDS encoding NAD(P)H-dependent oxidoreductase: MTNILIVNGHDYYDRAQGKLTQTLVAAAVSQLSAQHAVQTTTVAEGYEVEQEIQKFQWADVIILQTPIYWFSITGLLKKYIDDIYLPNIFFGKATEFGRGGLLTDKKYMLSLTWGSSAAAFSDPAGFLEGKSEDEVLFSVHKTQEYCGLKPLPTFSLYSSMREPDVEDGLAKLEAHLKKTFGL; this comes from the coding sequence ATGACGAACATTTTGATTGTGAACGGACATGATTATTATGACAGAGCGCAAGGTAAGCTGACCCAGACACTCGTTGCCGCGGCGGTTTCACAGCTTTCTGCCCAGCATGCGGTTCAGACAACAACGGTTGCAGAGGGCTATGAGGTGGAGCAGGAGATTCAAAAATTCCAATGGGCCGACGTCATTATTTTGCAGACACCTATTTATTGGTTTAGCATTACGGGCCTGCTTAAAAAATATATCGACGACATTTATCTGCCGAATATCTTTTTCGGCAAAGCGACGGAGTTTGGCCGGGGAGGACTGCTTACCGATAAAAAATATATGCTGTCGCTCACCTGGGGATCGTCCGCTGCCGCTTTCTCCGATCCAGCGGGCTTTCTGGAAGGGAAAAGCGAGGATGAGGTGCTGTTCAGCGTACATAAAACCCAAGAGTATTGCGGGCTGAAGCCGCTGCCTACATTCTCGCTTTATTCTTCGATGCGTGAGCCTGATGTGGAAGATGGCTTAGCGAAGCTTGAGGCTCATTTGAAAAAGACATTCGGGCTTTGA
- a CDS encoding MFS transporter, whose amino-acid sequence MIFSVLRPAKFRYFFLSDIISGFGVGMSTIGANWFLMDKTGSISAIGFMLSLNVIAGFLISPFVGSLTDKFNRKAIIQWTYFIRAAAVLAIMGLFLWTGFRIEYLYLFTIVNGMGWTIYMSASRSLVQELLPEKDLIKGNSLIEISLQVGMFMAGAASGVLYKYSGFEVILLINALVFIVSSLLLFRVSYEAIAVENKGESFVSSFKNGLSYLAERPFIFFLGVIAIIPLVSTMIYNVVLPGYVSDAVKGDSVVFGLADMFYGIGGLLSGFIAAPLAAKLSKNTTIAIFFAVAFGVLIAVAFNTFAFVLYLGSVLIGLSNSSLRIVMTTTLMETVSKSYMGRAMSVWMAISLLLQTVSASALGLLIDRYSAAVGFLCMGGLMLVGLILHRMLVASSGVKAKKSLEV is encoded by the coding sequence ATGATTTTTAGCGTGCTGCGGCCAGCGAAATTCCGTTATTTTTTTCTCTCGGACATTATTTCCGGCTTTGGAGTAGGAATGAGCACCATTGGCGCCAACTGGTTTCTAATGGACAAGACGGGCTCCATCAGCGCGATCGGGTTTATGCTGTCTCTGAATGTGATCGCCGGTTTTCTGATTTCGCCGTTTGTGGGCAGCTTGACCGACAAGTTTAATCGCAAGGCGATTATTCAGTGGACGTATTTTATCCGGGCGGCAGCTGTGCTGGCTATTATGGGCTTGTTTTTATGGACGGGATTTCGCATTGAATATTTGTATTTATTTACGATCGTAAATGGGATGGGCTGGACCATCTATATGTCGGCCTCCCGCAGCCTGGTGCAGGAGCTGCTCCCTGAGAAGGACTTGATTAAGGGCAATTCCTTAATCGAAATCAGCCTGCAGGTCGGCATGTTTATGGCTGGCGCAGCATCGGGGGTGCTGTATAAATATTCGGGCTTCGAAGTGATTCTGCTCATTAATGCCCTTGTGTTTATCGTCAGCAGCCTGCTGCTGTTCCGGGTCAGCTATGAAGCGATTGCGGTTGAAAATAAAGGAGAATCGTTTGTTTCCAGCTTTAAAAATGGACTCAGCTATTTGGCTGAGCGCCCGTTTATTTTTTTCCTCGGCGTCATCGCTATTATTCCGTTAGTATCCACGATGATCTATAATGTCGTGCTGCCGGGTTATGTGAGCGATGCCGTAAAAGGCGACTCCGTCGTGTTTGGCCTGGCTGATATGTTTTATGGCATTGGCGGTCTGCTATCTGGTTTCATTGCTGCTCCGCTGGCTGCGAAATTATCGAAAAATACGACGATTGCTATATTTTTCGCCGTCGCGTTCGGTGTATTAATCGCCGTCGCATTCAACACATTTGCGTTTGTCCTTTACTTGGGCAGCGTCCTCATCGGCCTCAGCAACTCCTCGCTGCGCATCGTCATGACGACGACGCTGATGGAGACGGTATCGAAGTCCTACATGGGCCGGGCAATGTCGGTATGGATGGCCATTTCGCTGCTGCTGCAGACGGTATCCGCTTCGGCGCTGGGCTTGCTCATCGACCGTTATTCCGCAGCTGTCGGCTTTCTCTGCATGGGCGGTCTGATGCTCGTTGGGCTGATTTTGCACAGGATGCTAGTAGCAAGCAGCGGCGTGAAGGCGAAAAAATCGCTGGAAGTATAA
- a CDS encoding DegT/DnrJ/EryC1/StrS family aminotransferase has translation MKTDFIRKPLSLPSEAWINEQLAYYGGPAVIPEDSRKTTFPSITKEDIVQMLVSIQQSPEEVIHEFTEKYRSYVGANYAIATASGTSSLHLALVGVGVQPGDEVIVPAFTFIATAQAVVAAKAIPVFVDIDPLTYNLNPALVEQAITARTKVIMPVHVHGLPADLAQLRALADKHKLRLVEDASHAHSASIGGQLCGSIGDGAGQSLMADKNFPVGGEGGIAFFKERENYERALSFLQETGIDYRMSWIAAAFGISQLDRLPYYDAIRARNASYLTNILAQTKLFKGPHVPEGHKHSYNMYRIKLDLEAAGLGDLPDYQVKEAIQELASSEGVFAREWQNVPIPGHLPFQNRKGFGRGYPFTLSERKDFGYHIDRFPATLSMLRSTLTICRELRSPIEYERIAAYALAFQKIDANPAIIRELVLQNTAAKKSYERDARLG, from the coding sequence ATGAAAACTGATTTTATCCGCAAGCCGCTGAGCTTGCCATCGGAAGCGTGGATTAACGAGCAGCTTGCTTATTATGGTGGCCCAGCCGTCATTCCAGAGGATAGCCGGAAGACGACCTTTCCTTCCATTACGAAAGAAGATATCGTTCAAATGCTAGTGTCCATTCAGCAAAGCCCGGAAGAAGTGATCCATGAGTTTACGGAAAAATACCGCAGCTATGTTGGGGCGAATTATGCGATTGCTACGGCAAGCGGGACGTCAAGCCTGCATCTGGCGCTCGTTGGTGTTGGCGTACAGCCCGGGGATGAGGTCATCGTTCCGGCGTTTACGTTTATTGCGACTGCCCAGGCCGTTGTAGCGGCAAAAGCGATCCCTGTATTTGTGGATATTGATCCACTGACCTATAACTTGAATCCTGCGCTGGTGGAACAGGCGATCACGGCGAGGACGAAGGTCATTATGCCTGTCCATGTCCATGGATTGCCAGCTGATTTGGCGCAGCTCAGGGCACTCGCTGACAAGCATAAGCTGCGGCTGGTGGAGGATGCCTCCCATGCACATTCGGCCTCCATTGGCGGCCAGCTGTGCGGATCTATCGGCGATGGAGCGGGGCAGAGCTTAATGGCGGACAAAAACTTCCCTGTAGGCGGAGAGGGGGGCATTGCCTTCTTCAAGGAGCGGGAGAATTATGAGAGGGCGTTGAGCTTTTTGCAGGAGACGGGCATTGATTACCGCATGTCTTGGATCGCTGCGGCGTTTGGCATTAGCCAGCTGGACCGATTGCCGTATTATGATGCGATCCGGGCGAGAAATGCGAGCTATTTAACGAATATTTTAGCGCAAACGAAGCTGTTTAAAGGGCCTCATGTGCCTGAGGGGCATAAGCATAGCTACAATATGTATCGAATAAAGTTGGACCTGGAAGCGGCGGGACTGGGAGATTTGCCGGATTATCAGGTGAAAGAGGCCATTCAAGAGCTGGCATCGAGCGAAGGGGTGTTTGCACGGGAATGGCAAAACGTGCCGATTCCAGGCCATCTGCCATTTCAAAATCGCAAAGGGTTCGGCAGAGGGTATCCCTTTACGCTGTCAGAGCGCAAAGACTTTGGTTACCATATCGACCGTTTCCCCGCGACGCTGAGCATGCTGCGCTCAACGCTGACCATTTGCCGGGAGCTGCGCTCGCCCATTGAATATGAGCGCATAGCCGCATATGCGCTGGCGTTTCAGAAAATTGATGCGAACCCGGCGATTATTCGCGAACTCGTGCTTCAGAATACGGCGGCCAAAAAATCATATGAGAGGGATGCGAGACTCGGATGA